The Moorena producens PAL-8-15-08-1 genomic interval ACTTGTTCAAAGGTGATCCCGATCCCATCCAGTTCTGGCAGAAATCCCTGAACCTCAGCACCAATCCCCCGTTTGAAGCTGCGGAAAAATCGAGGGTCACTGCTTAGATCCAATCCGCGATCGCGTACTGCCTGTCCAACCATAACCTTACCCTGAGCCGCATCTTCCACATACACCAAACTGGGAATTAAGGGAGGATTTTGACTAAGTTGCAGAGCAAGTCCTGGTAAGGTGATGGTTTCTGGCGTTTCCGTGACAGGGTTCCAGCGAGTGATTACCGTATTGCTCGTGCCAAAGTCAATCGCGTAGGACGTAGTACTGGTGCTAGGCATTTAATGTTTATTGAACTGATCTTATTAATATTATTTATTAATAAATATCAGTTTATGGCCGAAGCACTCAATAGCCAGAAGACCTGTACCCAGGAAGACGCTTTAGCAATCCGTGTCGGAATTGTGATAATTTTTGATGCCATATTCCCTGTTCCCTATTCCCTGTTCCCTATTCCCTGTTGCCTTTGCTATGGGATTACAGTTATTATCCTCAGTAATTACGCGGTTAAGTGTATTTCGCCCCCCTAGCCCCCCAATTCTGGGGGGTAATGATGTCAAAGTCCCCCAGAATTGGGGGATTTAGGGGGCAAATGCGTAAGTCCTGATCCTGTAGTTGACACATCCAACTCTTGCCTAAAGCTGAGCCATGCTGTCATCGCTTCTGGATTAGATGCTACTCCTGTTTGCATCAAAATCACACCATCTTTAAAATCAATGATGCCATACTCGTTAGTCTTGGTGACCCGGTCAATCATGTTAACTAAAGAGCGCAACCGCTGACCATCATGCTTAAAGGCAATTTGATAGCGTTGTAACCGCCATAAATCTGCGATCGCATAATCCACCTTCACCACCTCGCCATTATCATTGCGCAACTGTAAGTCAGCTAAGCGGATGATTTCCCGACGTCCTGACAGATGAGGCACTAGATAGGTAGTGGCTGAGACACTAGCATTTGCGGGAATCTGAGCCAGTAATGACCGGATCGACCCCACACGAGACCACTGTTGCGTTAAGGGCACATAGACGAAGGGTTGGTAGGAATCCGGAAGGAGGAAATAAAAGGTTCGATTTGGGCTAGAGGTAATGGTCAACACTACCGCAAGGGTTAGACAAAAAATCCAAAAGCGCCGAAACTTAGACCTAGCCGAGATCACAGCTTCACTAAATTGGGGATGAGCTGACCACCAAAGTATCGCGCCATAAAATAGCCCAGGTACTACGGTCATCGCATAGCGGATATTAATCGCAAGCACTGATTGACCTTTACCCAACAGAAGTTTTAGCAAAGGAAATGCTGCAATAGACCAAGAAGCGGGAGCAATAGCTGGTATAAATGCTAACGGTAACCATTGACCTAATAAATACTGAATAGTACCAAAAAAGGGAGTAAACAATTCTACTAGTAAACGCCAGGGATTGGTCAGCATACCCTTAAGAATTTCCAGGGTAGACGCCTCATCCCCATCAGCGTACTGACCAAAACGCTCGATCATGAACCGTTGAGAAATATCTTCCGAAAATAGGGGCATAATTAGATTGGTCAAGACAAGTATGTAACCGAAACTGAGGGTACAAACTGCCAGACCAATGCGAGGGTAGCGCCGACTGACAATTAAATAGAATCCCACACCAAACAAACCTATCCCGGAATCTTCCCGTACAGCTAAAATCAAAATTGCCAGCAACCAAAACAGCCACCACCAGCGTTTTTCCATAGCTAGCAGTAGCCCAAACACAAACAGCGGAATTTGGCAGATGTCATGGAAGTTGGCTAAGGTCGGACCAAGAATAGCATTAGCACAGTAAAAGCTAACCGTAATCATTGCTGCTAACATCGGTTGCAGATACTGTCTGGCCAGGATATACAAAACTACACCAGCAGCTGTTACCAACGTTACCTGCAAAACGGTTAGAGTCGCGGGAAATGGAAACAAAGCATATAACGGTAACCAAAGTAACAGCGCGGGAGTAAAGTGTTGCCCTAATCGGTGGTAATAGACATTTGGAACTTCCCCATTATGAACTACATTAGTAGACAGCTGGGATGAAAGAGTACTCTGAAAGAAGCGACCGTGACTGCCATTCCAGAAGACTTGATTAAAAATTCCTTGGTCGTAAGACGAATAAAAGGTATAATGTCGATGTAGAGTAAAAACTAAGGTGAATAAAAAAAATGCGATCGCCGCAGTAATAACAAGTTTTAAGCCAGGTTTTTTTGTCATTTGTCCTTTGTCATTTTTTATTGGTATTAATATCCATAAAGTTTCGCTTTTTTTAAACTACTCTTGTTTTAAACACACCCTTACCCTTATCGGTAAAAAGATATAGCGTTTCTCATAGCTAAGAGGTACAAATATTTTTTTACCTCTTACCGTCTTGATGCAGTCGCTCTTGCCTCTTGCCTCTTGCCTCTTATCTGCTCCCTGCTCCCTGCTCCCTGCTCCCTGCTCCCTGCTCCCTGCTCCCTGCTCCCTGCTCCCTGCTCCCTGCTCCCTAAAACCTAAAACCTAAAACCTAAAACCTAAAACCTAAAACCTAAAACCTAAAACCTAAAACCTAAAACCTAAAACCTAAAAATTTGTACCTCATGGGTATAAGACTTGCTATAGCTAATTGTGACTACTCCCGAGCCATTGCCAATCAGCACTTGTGACGTCTGAATTCAGAAGTCTTACTTCCCCATTATTTACTATGGGAATTTTAATCGTAAATGTTGTCCCAACGCCCAATTGGCTAGTCAGTTCAATCTCTCCCTGATGCTGTTCTACACAGCGTTTCACAATCGATAGTCCCAGACCAGTCCCTTGAATTGTCCCCACATTTTTGGCTCGATAAAAAGACTCGAAAATTTTCTTTTGGTCTGCTTCAGCAATCCCAATTCCTTTATCCTGGATGCGGAACACAACCAACTGCTCTTTCAAATCACAAGTTAGGTGAAAGGTCACGATTTCATGAGAAGGAGAATACTTCAAAGCATTGGTAAGCAGATTAGTTATAATGTAATGTATAAGTCTATCATCCATACAGACTTGTGTATAGATCCTATCAGAGGTAAAAACAATCCGGTTGCGGCTGGCTTCATCTAGGCATAGTTCTGCAATTAAATCCTGGCAGAATTGCTCTAAGTTCATCGGAGTTGGAATAAAATCTAGCCGACCTACTTCAGCTTGACCGATTAGCAACACCTCTTCCATCAACTCAGTCATGCGCTCTACTGAAATAGTAATTCGTTTTAGATAACGCTGCTTTTGCTCCTGAGTGGCCAGATTACCATAGCGCTTAAGTAACTCAGCAGCAGTTAGGATCACACTGAGGGGATTACGGAATTCGTGGCAAACGGTGGAAACGAACTGGGAGCGGAAATCTTGGATTTCTTCTTCTTTTGCCAACACCTCCTCTAACATTTCTGTCTGAGGATCCTCGCTGATATCCCAAAACGCCAGAACTACTCCATTCACGTTTCCCAGTTGGTCTTTTAGGGGTGAGGCACTATTACCAACAGGAATTCGACCACCGTCCTTTGCGATCAAAGCGTTATGCTCGCCCAGATAGACAACTTGTCCGGTCTTGATCACTTTATCTAGGGGATACTTGACTAGATTCCCGGTCAGATCATTAACAATTGGGAACA includes:
- a CDS encoding DUF2079 domain-containing protein — protein: MTKKPGLKLVITAAIAFFLFTLVFTLHRHYTFYSSYDQGIFNQVFWNGSHGRFFQSTLSSQLSTNVVHNGEVPNVYYHRLGQHFTPALLLWLPLYALFPFPATLTVLQVTLVTAAGVVLYILARQYLQPMLAAMITVSFYCANAILGPTLANFHDICQIPLFVFGLLLAMEKRWWWLFWLLAILILAVREDSGIGLFGVGFYLIVSRRYPRIGLAVCTLSFGYILVLTNLIMPLFSEDISQRFMIERFGQYADGDEASTLEILKGMLTNPWRLLVELFTPFFGTIQYLLGQWLPLAFIPAIAPASWSIAAFPLLKLLLGKGQSVLAINIRYAMTVVPGLFYGAILWWSAHPQFSEAVISARSKFRRFWIFCLTLAVVLTITSSPNRTFYFLLPDSYQPFVYVPLTQQWSRVGSIRSLLAQIPANASVSATTYLVPHLSGRREIIRLADLQLRNDNGEVVKVDYAIADLWRLQRYQIAFKHDGQRLRSLVNMIDRVTKTNEYGIIDFKDGVILMQTGVASNPEAMTAWLSFRQELDVSTTGSGLTHLPPKSPNSGGL
- a CDS encoding ATP-binding protein; translated protein: MITRVLVVEDEVIVAKTIASQLKQLGYMVSATASSGSQAITKAAQTKPDLVLMDIFLKGKMDGITAARQIREHLRIPIVYLTAYADEDTLQRAKVTQPFGYVTKPFNERDLRVAIEMALQQYQMEQSLQNSQAQLSSILNSIDDAVIATTPQGTITFMNASAEALTGWHQSEVWGRDVTSVFPIVNDLTGNLVKYPLDKVIKTGQVVYLGEHNALIAKDGGRIPVGNSASPLKDQLGNVNGVVLAFWDISEDPQTEMLEEVLAKEEEIQDFRSQFVSTVCHEFRNPLSVILTAAELLKRYGNLATQEQKQRYLKRITISVERMTELMEEVLLIGQAEVGRLDFIPTPMNLEQFCQDLIAELCLDEASRNRIVFTSDRIYTQVCMDDRLIHYIITNLLTNALKYSPSHEIVTFHLTCDLKEQLVVFRIQDKGIGIAEADQKKIFESFYRAKNVGTIQGTGLGLSIVKRCVEQHQGEIELTSQLGVGTTFTIKIPIVNNGEVRLLNSDVTSADWQWLGSSHN